Proteins from a genomic interval of Oceanispirochaeta crateris:
- a CDS encoding NAD(P)-dependent oxidoreductase: MFERLVGIEPLSLIPSAEKELNTYAREVKLYQDIPANTDEIVKRIGDADAVLLSYTSTLTREIIERCPKLQYIGMCCSLYSPESANVDILYAAERGIRVTGIRDYGDEGVVEYVISELVRCFHGFGNNPDGSPVLPWEGIPREITGLKAGIIGLGKLGGMIADGLSHFGADIAYFSRSEKNDAREKGYNFLPLGELLAQSEVVISCLNKNTVLLHEAEFEQLGDRKILFNVGLSPAWDEKPFTHWIEGNNLCYCDSLGALGSEKYKNHKHVRCMNVSSGRTRQAFDRLSEKVLANLSEYNG, translated from the coding sequence ATGTTTGAAAGACTTGTAGGCATCGAACCCCTCAGCCTGATCCCTTCTGCAGAAAAAGAATTGAACACATATGCCAGGGAAGTCAAGCTGTACCAGGATATACCGGCCAACACCGATGAAATTGTAAAAAGGATAGGTGATGCCGACGCTGTACTCCTAAGCTATACCTCAACTCTGACTCGTGAAATTATAGAAAGATGCCCAAAGCTTCAATACATTGGAATGTGCTGCTCACTCTATTCTCCTGAGAGTGCCAACGTAGATATCCTTTATGCGGCAGAACGGGGCATCCGTGTCACTGGGATTCGGGATTACGGAGATGAAGGGGTCGTTGAGTATGTAATCAGCGAGTTGGTACGCTGCTTTCATGGTTTTGGAAACAATCCAGATGGAAGCCCGGTCCTGCCCTGGGAGGGGATTCCCCGGGAAATTACCGGACTGAAAGCAGGAATTATCGGTTTGGGAAAACTGGGAGGAATGATAGCCGATGGTCTCAGCCATTTCGGAGCAGACATTGCCTATTTCTCCCGTAGTGAGAAAAATGATGCCAGAGAGAAAGGTTATAACTTCCTGCCTCTGGGAGAATTGCTTGCACAAAGTGAGGTCGTGATATCCTGTTTAAATAAAAACACAGTACTGCTCCATGAGGCAGAGTTTGAACAGCTTGGTGATCGGAAGATTCTGTTCAATGTAGGCCTCTCACCCGCATGGGATGAGAAGCCATTTACACATTGGATAGAAGGCAATAATCTGTGCTACTGCGACTCCCTGGGTGCCCTGGGCTCTGAAAAATATAAGAATCACAAACATGTACGCTGCATGAATGTCTCTTCTGGGCGCACACGGCAGGCATTCGACCGCTTGAGTGAAAAAGTTCTGGCAAATCTTTCAGAATACAATGGGTGA
- a CDS encoding aspartate dehydrogenase domain-containing protein, protein MKKLAIAGCGDLAEIVVDALLDGLLPEYQLIGTMSRSIHKAEYLAQKINDSQLSYTCSSCHSVDELLALQPDYVVESSSPEGMRELALPALKNGSSIVTLSIGAFADASFYDEVCKVARENHSRVYLASGAIGGFDVMRTASLMGPCTVTFDTEKSPNSLKGTPVYDESLQEQGRKVFEGNAKEAINLFPTKVNVSVAAALASVGTEKIKVSVTSTADYVGDKHRIEVNNDQVQAVIDVYSKTPQIAGWSVVNTLRNIVSPIVF, encoded by the coding sequence ATGAAAAAACTGGCGATTGCCGGATGCGGTGACCTTGCTGAGATTGTTGTAGATGCCCTGCTAGATGGTCTTCTACCAGAGTATCAGTTGATCGGAACCATGTCACGGTCTATACACAAGGCAGAATACCTTGCCCAAAAGATAAATGACTCTCAATTGAGTTATACCTGCTCTTCCTGCCACTCAGTTGATGAATTACTGGCTCTCCAGCCGGACTATGTCGTTGAATCTTCTTCTCCGGAGGGGATGAGAGAATTGGCACTTCCAGCCTTAAAAAATGGCAGCTCTATCGTTACATTATCGATCGGAGCATTCGCTGACGCCTCTTTTTATGATGAAGTCTGCAAGGTCGCCAGAGAAAATCACAGCCGTGTCTATCTTGCCTCTGGAGCCATCGGAGGCTTTGATGTCATGCGTACGGCCTCCCTAATGGGTCCGTGCACAGTCACCTTTGATACAGAAAAAAGTCCGAACTCGCTCAAAGGAACTCCAGTTTATGATGAATCTCTGCAAGAACAGGGACGGAAGGTCTTCGAGGGAAATGCCAAAGAGGCTATTAATCTTTTTCCTACAAAAGTCAATGTTTCCGTTGCTGCAGCACTGGCATCGGTCGGAACAGAGAAGATAAAGGTGTCGGTCACATCAACAGCTGATTATGTAGGAGATAAGCACCGCATTGAAGTCAACAACGACCAGGTCCAGGCGGTCATAGACGTTTACAGTAAAACACCTCAAATTGCAGGCTGGAGTGTGGTAAACACCCTTCGAAACATTGTTTCACCCATTGTATTCTGA
- a CDS encoding HD-GYP domain-containing protein → MKAKKKIPYYLWIIKARNLMIKKEEQGKTDSLLFWQQYIFVSLMVTMNTMGLVVLVPGMKQFIEEGMKFAAIGLAAFYVFFVILSFSIFISFKLRQKMIAWGFYALSIFILIFTGPWGAGQLYLCTAFVLILLQTEKDNSKEIILINILVFALLSLLYIFGESPMLTFKDYGAYWWLIVFNSITVSLFIVLMIDLIMKGLNRRFKKSKLTNAKLERTQNGILRQIHLLNSLRQSGMVIMDSRLKYEERMQSALLSIKEELPCSALSVSLAKQGSNEAQCIASIPDSLIEEHNEIPKINGPFLLLKQDELDHALQQSNVMKFIKPGELYFASHFFTPDSIGFLELLLGQAPVESDLNFLQMSLFQLSAAITNDQLIQDIRQSHDILESSYDEILQAWAKILELRDLETRGHSSRVVSICLNIAKMINLPLEDQVQLKRGAFLHDIGKLGIPDRILKKKGPLTEEEWELMRQHPEIGRNSVMNIPFLKPAICVIYHHHERWNGKGYPEGLKGEEIPYPARIFMIADVYDALISDRPYRKAMKQDEIIEYMLSERGTFFDPDLLDLFLKDIENLTDQKVFDTFPLQ, encoded by the coding sequence ATGAAGGCTAAAAAAAAGATTCCCTACTATCTCTGGATCATAAAAGCACGGAATTTGATGATAAAGAAAGAGGAGCAGGGAAAGACTGACAGCCTTCTTTTCTGGCAACAGTATATCTTCGTGAGTCTGATGGTGACCATGAACACCATGGGGCTGGTTGTCCTTGTTCCCGGGATGAAGCAATTTATCGAAGAAGGCATGAAATTTGCGGCTATTGGATTGGCTGCATTCTACGTCTTCTTTGTTATCCTTTCCTTTTCTATCTTTATAAGTTTCAAATTGCGACAAAAGATGATTGCCTGGGGATTTTATGCTCTCAGTATCTTCATTTTAATCTTTACCGGTCCCTGGGGGGCCGGACAACTGTATTTATGCACAGCCTTTGTTCTCATCCTCTTGCAAACTGAAAAAGATAATAGCAAGGAAATTATTCTAATCAATATTCTTGTCTTCGCCCTGCTGAGCCTCCTTTATATTTTTGGCGAAAGTCCAATGTTAACTTTTAAGGACTATGGAGCTTACTGGTGGCTCATCGTTTTTAATTCCATTACTGTTAGTCTATTCATTGTTCTGATGATTGATCTGATAATGAAAGGTCTGAACCGCCGGTTTAAAAAATCTAAACTGACCAATGCCAAGCTGGAACGGACTCAAAATGGGATTCTCAGGCAAATACATTTGCTCAACAGCCTACGCCAATCCGGAATGGTAATCATGGATTCGAGGCTTAAATACGAAGAGCGGATGCAATCGGCTTTGCTGTCCATCAAGGAAGAGCTACCCTGTTCCGCCCTCAGTGTATCTTTAGCGAAACAGGGTTCAAATGAGGCTCAGTGCATTGCTTCAATACCGGATTCTCTAATAGAGGAACACAATGAAATTCCGAAAATTAACGGTCCCTTTCTGCTCCTGAAACAGGATGAATTGGATCATGCCCTACAGCAATCCAATGTTATGAAATTTATCAAACCGGGTGAACTCTATTTTGCAAGTCATTTTTTTACTCCCGACTCTATAGGATTTCTGGAGTTACTCCTGGGACAGGCTCCTGTGGAAAGTGACCTGAACTTTCTCCAAATGAGTCTTTTTCAGCTCAGTGCCGCCATCACCAATGATCAACTGATTCAGGATATCAGGCAGAGTCATGATATTCTTGAAAGCTCCTATGATGAAATCCTTCAAGCCTGGGCCAAGATCCTGGAATTAAGAGATTTAGAGACAAGGGGCCATAGCAGCCGTGTTGTCAGCATTTGTCTGAATATTGCAAAAATGATCAACCTTCCTCTGGAGGACCAGGTTCAGTTGAAACGGGGAGCCTTCCTCCATGACATAGGCAAGTTGGGGATTCCCGATAGAATACTTAAGAAAAAAGGTCCCCTTACAGAGGAAGAATGGGAACTGATGCGGCAACATCCCGAAATAGGACGAAATTCTGTTATGAATATTCCTTTTCTAAAGCCGGCTATCTGTGTTATTTACCATCACCATGAGCGCTGGAATGGTAAAGGTTATCCAGAAGGACTCAAGGGAGAAGAGATCCCCTACCCGGCCAGGATTTTTATGATCGCCGATGTATATGATGCTCTGATATCAGACAGGCCCTACAGGAAAGCGATGAAGCAGGATGAAATTATTGAGTATATGCTTTCCGAGAGAGGGACTTTTTTTGATCCCGATCTTCTTGATCTCTTCTTGAAAGATATTGAGAATTTGACAGACCAGAAGGTTTTCGACACCTTTCCCCTTCAGTAA
- a CDS encoding U32 family peptidase, whose translation MELLSPAGNVEKLKYAYQYGADAAYIGLHSFSLRAKADNFGQDEAEEIARIKGDKKLFCALNIFFHNQDLYRLEESLDQFEAYPFDAFIISDMGIVRTLQKRFPGRSLHLSTQANALNSDAVKLYRDLGFKRVILGRECSLQDIARIRADVPDIELEAFAHGAMCLAYSGRCFLSKWMIDRSANDGSCAHSCRWDYRPLEGPANTEMVLEEGERPGEYYPIYEGDGFTSILSSKDICMIDYMKELKDTGIDSLKIKGRMKSIYYTAIVTRAYRKMIDSLEGKKDPQLEGYREELMKVSHREFSTGFYFGKDDIEQPTGKMEASPYKFLGSIGKEISPGEYELDVKNQILTSREIEYIGPDLLFQADNSFSLKDPEGVLIEKIDHGKPCTIIPGCPVKEGYILRQNIQNQAN comes from the coding sequence ATGGAATTACTCTCACCCGCAGGAAATGTGGAAAAATTAAAATACGCTTATCAATATGGTGCTGATGCGGCCTACATCGGTCTGCACAGCTTTTCACTCAGAGCCAAGGCCGACAATTTTGGCCAGGATGAGGCTGAAGAGATTGCTCGAATCAAGGGTGACAAAAAACTCTTTTGCGCCTTAAATATATTCTTTCATAACCAGGATTTGTATCGTCTGGAAGAGTCTCTAGATCAATTTGAAGCCTACCCTTTTGATGCTTTTATCATCAGTGATATGGGAATTGTCCGCACACTTCAGAAACGATTTCCAGGAAGAAGCCTTCATCTGAGCACCCAGGCCAATGCTCTAAACAGCGATGCGGTCAAACTCTACAGGGATCTTGGCTTCAAGAGGGTCATTCTGGGGCGGGAGTGCTCTTTACAGGATATCGCCAGAATCAGGGCAGATGTACCCGATATTGAATTGGAAGCCTTTGCCCATGGTGCCATGTGCCTGGCCTATTCAGGCCGCTGCTTCCTAAGCAAGTGGATGATAGACCGCTCGGCAAACGACGGCAGCTGCGCCCACTCCTGCCGCTGGGATTACCGGCCCCTGGAAGGACCGGCCAACACGGAGATGGTCCTGGAGGAAGGAGAGAGACCCGGTGAATATTATCCTATTTACGAAGGGGACGGCTTTACCTCCATCCTATCCAGTAAAGACATTTGTATGATCGACTATATGAAGGAATTGAAGGATACGGGTATCGACTCCCTTAAAATTAAGGGACGGATGAAGTCCATCTACTACACCGCAATTGTAACCAGGGCTTACAGAAAGATGATTGACTCATTAGAAGGTAAAAAAGATCCTCAGCTTGAAGGCTATAGGGAGGAACTCATGAAGGTCAGCCATAGGGAGTTCTCCACTGGATTTTACTTTGGCAAGGATGACATAGAACAACCAACCGGTAAGATGGAAGCATCCCCCTATAAATTTCTTGGTTCCATAGGCAAAGAAATATCCCCGGGAGAATATGAACTGGATGTGAAAAACCAGATTCTCACCAGCCGGGAAATTGAATATATAGGACCCGACCTGCTCTTCCAGGCAGATAACAGTTTCTCCTTAAAAGATCCGGAAGGTGTTCTCATCGAAAAGATAGATCACGGGAAACCCTGTACGATCATCCCCGGTTGTCCGGTGAAGGAAGGTTATATTCTAAGGCAGAATATCCAGAACCAAGCTAATTAA
- a CDS encoding DUF362 domain-containing protein, protein MTEDNILCWYGTDPFEAGRTLMEASGAWKTWSKTESIGLKPNLVVSKKASSGATTHPEFCGGIISFLQEQGFENLSILEGSWVGDRTERAFRICGYSELSKKYSVPLVDLQKDDSVTLEASNGDYRICRSILELDRLINIPVLKGHCQTAMTCALKNLKGCIPDSEKQRYHREGLFQPIADLNEILKADLILVDALEGDPDFEEGGNPQTLNLFMAAFDPVLLDSYGCSLLGLNIDDVPYIGKAAVLGAGSTQLKSDTLIPLNKGEGLGSLQRSSMARSLSHHIHEKGACSACYASLMQALKIMSEKGLPIPETVKIGQGFKGSSVEGIGIGQCLKGCSSSVPGCPPSAADIVNFLS, encoded by the coding sequence ATGACCGAAGACAATATACTCTGCTGGTATGGAACCGATCCATTTGAAGCAGGAAGAACACTAATGGAAGCCTCAGGAGCCTGGAAAACCTGGTCAAAAACTGAATCTATCGGATTAAAACCCAATCTGGTCGTTTCAAAAAAAGCATCTTCCGGCGCCACAACACATCCTGAATTCTGCGGGGGCATCATCTCTTTTCTCCAGGAACAGGGATTTGAAAATCTCAGTATTCTCGAAGGGTCCTGGGTGGGAGACAGAACGGAGCGGGCTTTCCGCATCTGCGGGTACAGCGAGCTATCCAAAAAATACTCAGTACCTCTTGTTGACCTGCAAAAGGATGACTCGGTCACTCTGGAAGCCAGCAATGGAGACTACCGAATCTGCCGATCTATTCTGGAGCTGGACAGGCTCATCAATATTCCCGTTTTGAAAGGCCACTGCCAGACAGCTATGACCTGCGCCCTTAAAAATCTAAAAGGCTGCATTCCTGACAGTGAGAAACAGCGCTACCACCGGGAAGGGTTATTTCAGCCCATTGCCGATTTGAACGAGATTCTAAAGGCCGATCTTATTTTAGTGGATGCCCTTGAAGGGGATCCCGATTTTGAGGAGGGCGGCAATCCTCAAACTCTGAACCTCTTTATGGCGGCTTTTGATCCTGTTCTGTTGGACAGTTATGGCTGCTCTCTCCTGGGGTTGAATATCGATGATGTTCCCTATATTGGCAAGGCTGCGGTTTTGGGGGCCGGTTCTACACAGCTAAAATCAGACACTCTTATTCCCTTGAATAAAGGAGAAGGACTTGGAAGTCTCCAGCGTTCTTCCATGGCAAGATCTTTATCCCATCACATTCATGAGAAAGGTGCCTGTAGTGCCTGTTATGCCTCGTTGATGCAAGCCTTGAAAATCATGAGTGAGAAAGGCCTGCCCATTCCTGAAACCGTCAAGATCGGGCAGGGATTTAAAGGATCTTCTGTGGAAGGAATAGGAATAGGGCAATGCTTGAAGGGTTGTTCTTCCTCTGTACCCGGATGTCCGCCCAGTGCAGCAGATATAGTGAACTTTTTAAGTTGA
- a CDS encoding formylglycine-generating enzyme family protein, with amino-acid sequence MNQKKSCCTPSKSSTQFKVQESLHLNPSIPAKASKGRLDLMVELPGGTFLMGTDSSEGFPADGEGPIREIVLDPFLIDTTPVTNKQFERFVKETGYITESERFGWSFVFQNHITKESREKKQIHKVPGLQWWYGVDQASWKRPEGAGSTIKGREQYPVVQVSWNDAATYAHWAGKRLPREAEWEYAARGGLVQKTYVWGNELTPGGQHMCNIWQGDFPDMDTAEDGYSGTCPVDAFPPNGYGLYSMAGNVWEWCADWFSPHWHVPSTRDTRINPQGPSQGKTRSMRGGSFLCHKSYCNRYRVAARTSNTADSAAGNLGFRCVKDL; translated from the coding sequence ATGAATCAGAAGAAAAGCTGCTGTACCCCTTCAAAGAGCTCTACCCAATTCAAAGTACAAGAGTCACTCCACCTCAACCCATCGATCCCTGCAAAAGCATCTAAAGGAAGATTAGATCTCATGGTTGAGCTTCCCGGGGGAACATTTCTGATGGGAACAGACTCAAGTGAAGGATTCCCTGCCGATGGAGAGGGACCCATACGGGAGATTGTGCTAGACCCATTTTTGATAGATACCACCCCGGTGACAAATAAACAGTTTGAACGCTTTGTGAAAGAGACCGGATATATTACAGAATCGGAGCGTTTTGGATGGTCTTTTGTATTTCAAAATCATATCACAAAAGAATCCAGAGAGAAAAAGCAAATCCATAAAGTCCCAGGACTGCAGTGGTGGTATGGGGTGGATCAGGCCTCTTGGAAGAGACCGGAAGGAGCGGGAAGTACAATCAAAGGACGGGAGCAATATCCCGTTGTTCAAGTCAGCTGGAACGACGCGGCAACCTATGCTCACTGGGCTGGGAAGCGTCTGCCAAGAGAAGCGGAATGGGAATACGCGGCCAGAGGCGGTCTTGTCCAAAAGACCTATGTTTGGGGGAACGAACTGACACCTGGCGGGCAGCACATGTGCAATATATGGCAAGGGGATTTTCCAGACATGGATACAGCTGAAGATGGATATTCGGGAACCTGCCCGGTAGATGCCTTTCCTCCCAATGGATATGGACTGTACTCCATGGCTGGTAATGTGTGGGAATGGTGTGCCGACTGGTTCAGTCCTCATTGGCATGTTCCATCCACACGGGATACAAGAATCAATCCCCAAGGTCCTTCTCAGGGAAAAACAAGATCCATGAGAGGCGGTTCTTTTCTATGCCACAAATCCTATTGCAACCGGTACCGCGTTGCAGCAAGAACAAGCAACACTGCGGATAGTGCTGCCGGAAACCTGGGTTTTCGATGTGTCAAAGATTTATAA